One genomic segment of Primulina tabacum isolate GXHZ01 chromosome 9, ASM2559414v2, whole genome shotgun sequence includes these proteins:
- the LOC142556269 gene encoding PLASMODESMATA CALLOSE-BINDING PROTEIN 1 produces the protein MAVAVFKVVALLVLAFSAAEHSAAATWCVARSDASDQALQTALDYACGGGADCAPLQSSGLCYLPNTVQAHASYAFNSYYQRKGSAPGSCSFAGTASIAQTDPSYGSCVYPSSPSTAGGIIAPGGTAIPGSTPNTIQPRSPPGTTQPLYGSGGGFTPGIGTVPPDSPKANSSPNSLFRTLLSPVTFLLSIALVLQNYS, from the exons ATGGCGGTGGCTGTGTTTAAAGTGGTGGCGCTGTTGGTGTTAGCGTTCAGCGCCGCCGAACACTCCGCGGCAGCTACATGGTGTGTAGCGAGAAGTGACGCCAGTGACCAGGCTTTGCAAACAGCTCTTGATTATGCATGCGGAGGTGGTGCTGATTGTGCTCCACTCCAATCTTCTGGGCTTTGTTATCTACCGAACACGGTGCAAGCTCATGCCTCGTATGCCTTCAACAGTTATTATCAGCGAAAGGGGAGCGCCCCTGGTTCTTGTTCTTTTGCTGGCACTGCCTCCATAGCTCAAACCGACCCAA GTTATGGATCTTGTGTTTATCCATCATCTCCAAG CACTGCGGGAGGGATTATTGCACCAGGAGGCACAGCCATACCAGGCTCAACTCCTAATACGATTCAACCACGGTCACCACCCGGAACAACACAACCTCTATATGGAAGTGGAGGGGGATTCACACCGGGCATAGGAACAGTACCCCCTGATTCCCCCAAGGCTAATAGTTCGCCTAACTCTTTGTTTAGGACACTCTTGTCTCCAGTGACTTTCTTGTTAAGTATTGCACTTGTCCTTCAAAACTACTCGTAG
- the LOC142556273 gene encoding uncharacterized protein LOC142556273 isoform X3 encodes MMSGFSRTFVGFCLLVLVSDSVVFGDVNGGYDDEKLLPMPFLPRPFLPRPFLKPPLLRKPIPIGVGGGLGGGGGFGGGGGFGGGGGLGGGSGLGGGTGNGGGLGGGAGLGGGAGGGLGHGGGLGGGIGHGGGLGGGAGLGGGAGGGLRHGGGLGGGIGHGGGLGGGAGLGGGAGGGIGHGGGLGGGGSLGGGIGHGGGLGGGAGGGLGGGLGGGGGLGGSAGGGLGGGSGGGLGGGGGLGGVGGFGGGAGGGGGLGGGSGGFGGGGGGGLGGGGGFGGGGGFGGGGGVGGGGGFGGGAGFGGGH; translated from the exons ATGATGAGTGGGTTTTCTCGTACATTTGTGGGTTTCTGTTTGCTGGTTTTGGTTTCTGATAGTGTTGTTTTTGGTGATGTCAACGGAGGTTATGATGATGAAAAGTTGTTGCCTATGCCTTTCTTGCCAAGGCCTTTTCTGCCCAGGCCTTTCTTAAAGCCGCCATTGTTGCGCAAACCTATTCCTATAGGGGTTGGGGGTGGCctaggtggtggtggtgggttCGGTGGCGGTGGAGGGTTCGGTGGCGGTGGTGGTCTGGGTGGGGGCAGTGGCCTGGGTGGGGGAACTGGTAATGGAGGGGGCCTGGGTGGAGGTGCTGGTCTAGGAGGAGGAGCTGGTGGTGGACTAGGACATGGCGGTGGCCTAGGTGGTGGAATTGGTCATGGAGGGGGACTGGGTGGAGGTGCTGGTCTAGGAGGAGGAGCTGGTGGTGGACTAAGACACGGTGGTGGCCTAGGTGGTGGAATAGGTCACGGAGGGGGGCTAG GTGGAGGTGCTGGTCTAGGCGGTGGAGCTGGTGGTGGGATTGGTCACGGTGGTGGACTAGGTGGTGGTGGAAGTTTAGGTGGTGGGATTGGTCACGGCGGTGGACTTGGTGGTGGCGCAGGAGGTGGATTAGGTGGAGGTctcggtggtggtggaggtctCGGTGGCAGTGCTGGTGGTGGACTAGGAGGTGGATCCGGTGGCGGTTTGGGCGGAGGGGGTGGTTTAGGCGGTGTCGGTGGATTCGGAGGTGGTGCCGGTGGGGGTGGAGGTCTAGGAGGTGGAAGTGGTGGTTTCGGTGGTGGAGGCGGCGGAGGTTtaggtggtggtggaggtttTGGAGGTGGCGGCGGCTTTGGTGGTGGCGGAGGAGTAGGAGGTGGAGGCGGCTTTGGTGGTGGTGCAGGTTTTGGTGGTGGCCATTAA
- the LOC142504519 gene encoding uncharacterized protein LOC142504519: protein MGHGYCGSFSGCPSSEKFLLVAVDYFSKWVEAEPLTKITDQEVLKFLWKNIVCRFGVPRRIISDNGRQFQGKGITSWCQEMKITQSFTSVAYPQANGQTEVVNRVIVQALKARLQVLPVEIGQTSSRVESYPEDNDQSRAMELDLIEEKRNKAFIRMEAYRNRVMKSYNKKVRIRNFQVGDLVMKKVNPAGEVGKLEARWEGPYKITRRVNSGSFYLEDAQGRPLKRPWNVFNLKKYYV from the exons ATGGGGCATGGATATTGTGGGTCCTTTTCCGGTTGCCCGAGCTCAGAAAAATTCTTACTAGTAGCTGTTGACTACTTTTCTAAGTGGGTTGAAGCTGAGCCTTTAACAAAGATCACCGATCAGGAAGtattgaaatttttatggaaGAACATTGTGTGCCGGTTCGGAGTGCCTAGGAGAATAATCTCGGACAATGGAAGACAATTTCAAGGCAAAGGAATTACGTCATGGTGCCAggaaatgaaaatcactcaatcTTTTACCTCTGTTGCATATCCTCAAGCCAATGGTCAAACAGAAGTTGTCAACAGAGTCATTGTGCAAGCATTAAAGGCAAGACTTCAGG ttcTTCCAGTAGAGATCGGGCAGACCTCttcccgggtagaatcttacccggagGACAACGACCAGAGCAGGGCCATGGAGTTGGACTTAATAGAAGAAAAAAGGAACAAGGCATTTATTCGAATGGAGGCATACAGAAATCGGGtgatgaaatcatataacaagaAGGTCCGTATTCGAAACTTCCAAGTtggggatttagtcatgaaaaaAGTCAACCCTGCTGGAGAAGTTGGGAAGCTGGAAGCCCGATGGGAAGGACCTTACAAAATCACTCGGAGAGTCAACTCGGGATCCTTTTATTTAGAAGATGCGCAGGGACGTCCCCTCAAAAGGCCTTGGAATGTGTTTAACTTAAAGAAGTACTATGTATAA
- the LOC142556775 gene encoding cytochrome B5-like has translation MASASKLLSYSGVSVHNTSEDCWVIINSKVYNVTNFLSEHPGGDEVLLESAGKDASEEFEDVGHGSAARLMLDEFYVGEVDPSNHETKSKAMSAASSGSVTATKDKPLESTNNRLLYFVLAFAIIILGMGVNVFRPSS, from the exons ATGGCTTCTGCAAGCAAACTACTTAGCTATTCTGGCGTTTCTGTTCATAACACTTCTGAAGATTGCTGGGTCATCATTAATTCTAAG GTTTACAACGTAACGAACTTCCTGAGCGAGCATCCTGGTGGCGATGAAGTCTTATTGGAATCAGCAG GCAAGGATGCGAGTGAAGAATTCGAGGATGTAGGCCACGGCAGCGCGGCTAGGTTGATGTTAGACGAATTCTACGTTGGAGAGGTCGATCCATCAAACCATGAAACAAAGTCGAAAGCGATGAGTGCTGCATCCTCAGGCTCTGTTACAGCTACCAAGGACAAGCCACTGGAATCGACTAATAATCGTCTTCTGTATTTTGTTTTGGCTTTTGCGATCATAATTCTGGGTATGGGGGTCAATGTCTTCCGCCCATCAAGCTAG
- the LOC142556273 gene encoding uncharacterized protein LOC142556273 isoform X2, translated as MMSGFSRTFVGFCLLVLVSDSVVFGDVNGGYDDEKLLPMPFLPRPFLPRPFLKPPLLRKPIPIGVGGGLGGGGGFGGGGGFGGGGGLGGGSGLGGGTGNGGGLGGGAGLGGGAGGGLGHGGGLGGGIGHGGGLGGGAGLGGGAGGGLRHGGGLGHGGGIGGGIGHGGGLGGGAGLGGGAGGGIGHGGGLGGGGSLGGGIGHGGGLGGGAGGGLGGGLGGGGGLGGSAGGGLGGGSGGGLGGGGGLGGVGGFGGGAGGGGGLGGGSGGFGGGGGGGLGGGGGFGGGGGFGGGGGVGGGGGFGGGAGFGGGH; from the exons ATGATGAGTGGGTTTTCTCGTACATTTGTGGGTTTCTGTTTGCTGGTTTTGGTTTCTGATAGTGTTGTTTTTGGTGATGTCAACGGAGGTTATGATGATGAAAAGTTGTTGCCTATGCCTTTCTTGCCAAGGCCTTTTCTGCCCAGGCCTTTCTTAAAGCCGCCATTGTTGCGCAAACCTATTCCTATAGGGGTTGGGGGTGGCctaggtggtggtggtgggttCGGTGGCGGTGGAGGGTTCGGTGGCGGTGGTGGTCTGGGTGGGGGCAGTGGCCTGGGTGGGGGAACTGGTAATGGAGGGGGCCTGGGTGGAGGTGCTGGTCTAGGAGGAGGAGCTGGTGGTGGACTAGGACATGGCGGTGGCCTAGGTGGTGGAATTGGTCATGGAGGGGGACTGGGTGGAGGTGCTGGTCTAGGAGGAGGAGCTGGTGGTGGACTAAGACACGGTG GTGGACTAGGACATGGCGGCGGTATAGGTGGTGGAATTGGTCATGGCGGGGGGCTAGGTGGAGGTGCTGGTCTAGGCGGTGGAGCTGGTGGTGGGATTGGTCACGGTGGTGGACTAGGTGGTGGTGGAAGTTTAGGTGGTGGGATTGGTCACGGCGGTGGACTTGGTGGTGGCGCAGGAGGTGGATTAGGTGGAGGTctcggtggtggtggaggtctCGGTGGCAGTGCTGGTGGTGGACTAGGAGGTGGATCCGGTGGCGGTTTGGGCGGAGGGGGTGGTTTAGGCGGTGTCGGTGGATTCGGAGGTGGTGCCGGTGGGGGTGGAGGTCTAGGAGGTGGAAGTGGTGGTTTCGGTGGTGGAGGCGGCGGAGGTTtaggtggtggtggaggtttTGGAGGTGGCGGCGGCTTTGGTGGTGGCGGAGGAGTAGGAGGTGGAGGCGGCTTTGGTGGTGGTGCAGGTTTTGGTGGTGGCCATTAA
- the LOC142504518 gene encoding uncharacterized protein LOC142504518 — protein MARTRRTNQGNSHAQGDGGQTSRQADVSNIGTNLITLTPEELKKMMADAVVLAMARKEVSHPVTPPGDKQGRDQGLEQEQEQGQGRRDNEMVGEDEGSSAGSKSPTVAEELMELRQKMKVLEGQLERRSVARAVPRGCPFSDIIVREPLPGNFKSAKVKDYDGNADPEEHLARFENMAMLHCYTDRIKCKVFLTTLVDSAQRWFEGLTSQSISSFEDFQKVFLHHFSSSKKYKKTAFSLFEVKQNPEESLRVYIRRFNRVALDVPTCATETKTTAFTQGLREGEFFKSLTKKVPGDFEDLLSRAEKYINMEEAQKQKRDSMRKEKGDRMSKPEERGQKRGNTWHFSHHVPLKIAREREVQECSRDLAPDHQLSRPEKSGFCSFHKVCHHNTENCKALKGNYASSSIPGPSNNSQRPRVPPWTSRPPGSSARGGSVRNIPRIEPSRRREPEPERKKNSPPATGMIKMILGGSTDGDSNRARKGRSRRECLEVEGARKNEAIISFGPEDLRGMDLQGYHLEAVETALFGFAGHMVYPEGEIMLPLTLGFQDLKRTVMTSFTVVDSPSSYNIILGRPAMNELRAVASTYHQKIKFPVGARVGEVRGDQPSSRKCYVEAVRADQSRTRKEGKKARVDGERTMERGEVHFVAEEEQEVVEIGSGQQIRVARDLSISTRDKVIDAQIKELLKAGHIREIQFPTWLSNVVLVPKSTGRWRMCVDFRDLNKACPKDHYPLPRIDQLVDSTSGYELLSFMDNAGATYQRLMDKVFEKQLGRNVEVYVDDILSKSREGDSFISDLEETFATLMHYGIKLNPAKCIFGVKSGKFLGFIVTDRGIEVNQEKVESVLSMPSPRSVKEVQKLTGRIASLSRFISRSAHRSYPFFQILRKAQQFGWDEKCEQAFQDLKIHLAGLLVLVKPEPGEKLYVYLSATEYAVSSVLIKEEGTDQKPVYYVSHALRGPELWYSEVEKIALALVMTARKLRPYFLSHQVIVLTNSPLGRIMTHSEVSGRMIKWTVELGEYDIEYKPRLAIKAQALSDFLSEMIQPSEEEVWKVSVDGASSLMGCGVGVVLVSPLGEKVKLALRIDSRITNNEAEYEAVLAGIRAAREVGASRIILYSDSQLITQQIKGIYEAKDDKMLKYLRLIRAQAESFMDWSIEQVPREENSEADALAKMAASLSEVNTREVLHITRLVLSTEEEASPMPEDSWMTPLIAYITNHELPEDKARAQKIKRQAPRFVLLNKILYRRSFQGPLLKCLNEKEVDYVLREIHEGCCAEHLGGMSLTRKTMIAGFWWPILKQDSAHLVQICEGCQHHSNFSYSPATS, from the exons atggctcgtacGAGAAGAACCAACCAGGGTAATTCTCACGCCCAGGGTGATGGGGGGCAAACTTCAAGACAAGCTGATGTTAGTAACATTGGAACAAACCTCATTACCCTGACCCCTGAAGAGTTAAAGAAAATGATGGCCGATGCCGTTGTGCTAGCTATGGCCAGGAAGGAGGTCTCTCACCCTGTCACACCACCCGGTGATAAACAGGGACGTGATCAGGGACTtgagcaggagcaggagcaggGGCAGGGAAGGAGGGATAACGAGATGGTAGGAGAAGACGAGGGATCCAGTGCTGGGTCCAAATCTCCTACCGTGGCAGAGGAATTGATGGAATTAAGGCAGAAGATGAAGGTCTTGGAAGGACAGTTGGAAAGACGGAGCGTTGCCCGGGCAGTCCCGAGAGGATGCCCGTTTTCTGATATCATCGTCCGGGAGCCTCTTCCTGGAAATTTCAAATCTGCGaaggtgaaagactatgatggcAATGCAGACCCGGAGGAACACCTGGCCaggtttgaaaatatggccatgttgcactgttacactgATAGAATCAAGTGCAAGGTGTTCCTAACAACACTGGTGGATTCAGCTCAGAGGTGGTTCGAAGGCTTGACTTCCCAAAGTATCAGTTCCTTTGAAGACTTCCAGAAGGTGTTTTTACACCATTTTAGCAGCAGTAAAAAGTACAAAAAGACTGCTTTTAGCCTTTTTGAAGTTAAGCAGAACCCGGAAGAGAGTTTAAGGGTCTATATCAGAAGATTCAACAGAGTGGCCCTAGACGTCCCTACTTGTGCCACTGAAACGAAGACTACTGCATTCACCCAGGGTTTGAGAGAGGGTGAGTTCTTCAAGTCACTTACTAAGAAGGTGCCGGGAGATTTCGAGGATCTATTGTCGCGagcagaaaaatatatcaatatggAGGAAGCCCAGAAACAAAAGAGGGACTCTatgagaaaagaaaaaggaGACCGGATGTCTAAGCCCGAGGAGAGGGGACAGAAAAGAGGCAATACATGGCACTTTTCTCACCACGTGCCTCTGAAAATTGCTCGGGAGAGGGAAGTGCAGGAGTGCAGCAGAGATTTGGCCCCGGATCATCAGTTATCCCGGCCAGAAAAAAGTGGATTTTGCTCTTTTCATAAAGTATGCCACCATAACACTGAAAACTGCAAGGCACTAAAGGGGAATTATGCCTCATCCTCCATCCCGGGACCCAGTAACAATAGCCAGAGGCCGAGAGTGCCACCTTGGACATCTCGGCCACCAGGATCCAGCGCTCGAGGAGGAAGTGTGAGGAATATCCCGAGGATTGAGCCCAGTAGAAGAAGGGAGCCTGAGCCCGAGAGAAAAAAGAATTCGCCCCCTGCCACAggaatgatcaaaatgatattaggAGGCTCTACTGATGGAGATTCTAACCGGGCGAGGAAGGGGAGAAGCAGGAGGGAATGTTTGGAGGTAGAAGGAGCAAGAAAGAATGAGGCGATCATTAGTTTTGGCCCGGAAGATTTGAGAGGG atggatttgcagggcTACCACCTAGAGGCTGTGGAGACTGCCCTCTTTGGTTTTGCTGGCCATATGGTTTACCCGGAAGGGGAGATCATGTTGCCATTAACCTTGGGTTTTCAGGATCTTAAGAGGACGGTGATGACTTCATTCACCGTAGTGGATTCCCCGTCATCGTATAATATCATTTTGGGGAGACCGGCTATGAACGAATTGAGAGCCGTAGCATCCACATAccaccaaaagataaaatttccaGTAGGAGCTCGGGTGGGAGAAGTCCGAGGAGATCAACCATCCTCTCGGAAATGCTATGTGGAGGCAGTTCGGGCGGATCAGAGTAGAACAAGGAAGGAAGGGAAGAAGGCAAGGGTGGACGGGGAAAGAACGATGGAGAGAGGAGAGGTGCATTTTGTGGCAGAAGAAGAACAAGAAGTAGTAGAAATCGGATCAGGCCAGCAAATCCGGGTGGCCCGAGATCTCAGTATATCCACTCGG GACAAAGTAATTGATGCGCAAATTAAGGAGCTTCTGAAAGCTGGCCACATTAGGGAAATTCAATTCCCCACATGGCTTTCGAATGTGGTCTTGGTACCCAAATCTACCGGGAGGTGGCGCATGTGTGTAGACTTCCGCGATCTCAACAAGGCGTGCCCCAAAGATCATTATCCTCTGCCCAGGATTGATCAGCTGGTGGATTCCACCTCAGGCTATGAATTGCTAAGTTTCATGGAC aatgcaggggctaCTTACCAGCGTCTGATGGATAAAGTCTTTGAGAAGCAGCTGGGACGGAATGTAGaagtctatgtggatgatattctaTCCAAATCCCGAGAGGGTGACAGCTTTATTAGTGATCTAGAAGAAACTTTTGCGACTCTCATGCATTATGGAATCAAGCTTAATCCTGCCAAGTGTATTTTTGGCGTGAAGAGTGGCAAATTCTTGGGATTCATTGTGACAGACCGAGGGATCGAGGTGAATCAAGAGAAAGTCGAATCTGTGCTAAGCATGCCATCTCCCCGATCTGTCAAGGAGGTACAAAAGCTAACTGGGAGAATTGCTTCCCTTTCCAGATTTATTTCCCGATCAGCACACCGAAGTTATCCTTTTTTTCAAATCTTAAGGAAGGCCCAGCAATTCGGATGGGATGAGAAATGTGAACAGGCCTTCCAGGACTTGAAAATTCATCTTGCCGGGCTCCTGGTGTTGGTGAAACCAGAACCTGGAGAAAAATTATATGTCTACCTGTCCGCTACAGAGTATGCTGTCAGCTCTGTTCTAATAAAAGAGGAAGGAACTGATCAAAAACCTGTCTAttatgtcagccatgctctGAGGGGGCCCGAGCTCTGGTATAGCGAAGTAGAGAAAATTGCTTTGGCCCTAGTCATGACCGCCCGGAAGCTAAGACCTTACTTTCTGTCACATCAGGTTATTGTTCTTACCAATAGTCCTCTGGGTAGGATCATGACTCATTCCGAAGTATCCGGGCGAATGATAAAATGGACAGTAGAGTTGGGTGAATATGACATCGAGTACAAGCCCCGACTGGCCATTAAAGCACAGGCTTTGTCAGATTTCTTATCTGAAATGATCCAGCCCAGTGAGGAGGAGGTATGGAAAGTATCAGTGGATGGGGCATCTAGCCTGATGGGGTGCGGAGTAGGGGTGGTATTAGTGTCTCCCTTGGGAGAAAAGGTCAAATTAGCATTAAGAATTGATTCCCGGATAACTAATAATGAAGCTGAGTATGAGGCTGTTCTTGCAGGTATTCGAGCTGCCCGGGAAGTTGGAGCTTCTCGGATTATTCTATATTCTGATTCACAGCTCATCACTCAACAAATAAAGGGCATTTATGAGGCTAAGGATGACAAGATGCTTAAATATTTACGGCTCATTCGAGCCCAAGCAGAAAGCTTCAtggattggagtattgaacaaGTACCCCGAGAAGAAAACAGTGAGGCAGACGCTTTGGCTAAAATGGCTGCTTCTTTATCAGAAGTTAATACCCGGGAGGTGTTGCATATTACTCGGCTGGTTCTCTCTACGGAGGAAGAAGCATCACCCATGCCTGAAGATTCATGGATGACACCACTGATCGCGTATATTACGAACCATGAGCTCCCTGAGGATAAAGCCCGAGCTCAGAAGATCAAAAGACAAGCCcccaggtttgttctcttaaataaaattttgtacagaagATCATTCCAAGGACCGCTTTTGAAGTGTTTAAATGAAAAAGAGGTGGATTATGTTCTCCGAGAAATTCATGAGGGGTGTTGTGCCGAGCACCTCGGAGGAATGTCTTTAACTCGAAAAACAATGATTGCTGGATTCTGGTGGCCCATCTTAAAACAAGATTCTGCTCATTTGGTCCAGATTTGTGAGGGCTGTCAGCATCATTCGAATTTCAGCTACAGTCCGGCCACCTCATGA
- the LOC142556273 gene encoding uncharacterized protein LOC142556273 isoform X4, which translates to MMSGFSRTFVGFCLLVLVSDSVVFGDVNGGYDDEKLLPMPFLPRPFLPRPFLKPPLLRKPIPIGVGGGLGGGGGFGGGGGFGGGGGLGGGSGLGGGTGNGGGLGGGAGLGGGAGGGLGHGGGLGGGIGHGGGLGGGAGLGGGAGGGLGHGGGIGGGIGHGGGLGGGAGLGGGAGGGIGHGGGLGGGGSLGGGIGHGGGLGGGAGGGLGGGLGGGGGLGGSAGGGLGGGSGGGLGGGGGLGGVGGFGGGAGGGGGLGGGSGGFGGGGGGGLGGGGGFGGGGGFGGGGGVGGGGGFGGGAGFGGGH; encoded by the exons ATGATGAGTGGGTTTTCTCGTACATTTGTGGGTTTCTGTTTGCTGGTTTTGGTTTCTGATAGTGTTGTTTTTGGTGATGTCAACGGAGGTTATGATGATGAAAAGTTGTTGCCTATGCCTTTCTTGCCAAGGCCTTTTCTGCCCAGGCCTTTCTTAAAGCCGCCATTGTTGCGCAAACCTATTCCTATAGGGGTTGGGGGTGGCctaggtggtggtggtgggttCGGTGGCGGTGGAGGGTTCGGTGGCGGTGGTGGTCTGGGTGGGGGCAGTGGCCTGGGTGGGGGAACTGGTAATGGAGGGGGCCTGGGTGGAGGTGCTGGTCTAGGAGGAGGAGCTGGTGGTGGACTAGGACATGGCGGTGGCCTAGGTGGTGGAATTGGTCATGGAGGGGGACTGGGTGGAGGTGCTGGTCTAGGAGGAGGAGCTGGTG GTGGACTAGGACATGGCGGCGGTATAGGTGGTGGAATTGGTCATGGCGGGGGGCTAGGTGGAGGTGCTGGTCTAGGCGGTGGAGCTGGTGGTGGGATTGGTCACGGTGGTGGACTAGGTGGTGGTGGAAGTTTAGGTGGTGGGATTGGTCACGGCGGTGGACTTGGTGGTGGCGCAGGAGGTGGATTAGGTGGAGGTctcggtggtggtggaggtctCGGTGGCAGTGCTGGTGGTGGACTAGGAGGTGGATCCGGTGGCGGTTTGGGCGGAGGGGGTGGTTTAGGCGGTGTCGGTGGATTCGGAGGTGGTGCCGGTGGGGGTGGAGGTCTAGGAGGTGGAAGTGGTGGTTTCGGTGGTGGAGGCGGCGGAGGTTtaggtggtggtggaggtttTGGAGGTGGCGGCGGCTTTGGTGGTGGCGGAGGAGTAGGAGGTGGAGGCGGCTTTGGTGGTGGTGCAGGTTTTGGTGGTGGCCATTAA
- the LOC142556273 gene encoding uncharacterized protein LOC142556273 isoform X1, with protein sequence MMSGFSRTFVGFCLLVLVSDSVVFGDVNGGYDDEKLLPMPFLPRPFLPRPFLKPPLLRKPIPIGVGGGLGGGGGFGGGGGFGGGGGLGGGSGLGGGTGNGGGLGGGAGLGGGAGGGLGHGGGLGGGIGHGGGLGGGAGLGGGAGGGLRHGGGLGGGIGHGGGLGGGAGLGGGLGHGGGIGGGIGHGGGLGGGAGLGGGAGGGIGHGGGLGGGGSLGGGIGHGGGLGGGAGGGLGGGLGGGGGLGGSAGGGLGGGSGGGLGGGGGLGGVGGFGGGAGGGGGLGGGSGGFGGGGGGGLGGGGGFGGGGGFGGGGGVGGGGGFGGGAGFGGGH encoded by the coding sequence ATGATGAGTGGGTTTTCTCGTACATTTGTGGGTTTCTGTTTGCTGGTTTTGGTTTCTGATAGTGTTGTTTTTGGTGATGTCAACGGAGGTTATGATGATGAAAAGTTGTTGCCTATGCCTTTCTTGCCAAGGCCTTTTCTGCCCAGGCCTTTCTTAAAGCCGCCATTGTTGCGCAAACCTATTCCTATAGGGGTTGGGGGTGGCctaggtggtggtggtgggttCGGTGGCGGTGGAGGGTTCGGTGGCGGTGGTGGTCTGGGTGGGGGCAGTGGCCTGGGTGGGGGAACTGGTAATGGAGGGGGCCTGGGTGGAGGTGCTGGTCTAGGAGGAGGAGCTGGTGGTGGACTAGGACATGGCGGTGGCCTAGGTGGTGGAATTGGTCATGGAGGGGGACTGGGTGGAGGTGCTGGTCTAGGAGGAGGAGCTGGTGGTGGACTAAGACACGGTGGTGGCCTAGGTGGTGGAATAGGTCACGGAGGGGGGCTAGGTGGTGGGGCTGGTCTAGGAGGTGGACTAGGACATGGCGGCGGTATAGGTGGTGGAATTGGTCATGGCGGGGGGCTAGGTGGAGGTGCTGGTCTAGGCGGTGGAGCTGGTGGTGGGATTGGTCACGGTGGTGGACTAGGTGGTGGTGGAAGTTTAGGTGGTGGGATTGGTCACGGCGGTGGACTTGGTGGTGGCGCAGGAGGTGGATTAGGTGGAGGTctcggtggtggtggaggtctCGGTGGCAGTGCTGGTGGTGGACTAGGAGGTGGATCCGGTGGCGGTTTGGGCGGAGGGGGTGGTTTAGGCGGTGTCGGTGGATTCGGAGGTGGTGCCGGTGGGGGTGGAGGTCTAGGAGGTGGAAGTGGTGGTTTCGGTGGTGGAGGCGGCGGAGGTTtaggtggtggtggaggtttTGGAGGTGGCGGCGGCTTTGGTGGTGGCGGAGGAGTAGGAGGTGGAGGCGGCTTTGGTGGTGGTGCAGGTTTTGGTGGTGGCCATTAA